The genomic interval aGCTATTCGTGGTTTATGAATCTGGCTTCAAGTTAAGTACGCGGGGCGAGAATTCACTGACTATTCTTTGAACATATTCTGCAGTCTACAGCGGCATCGTCGACAGAACACCATGAAGGTAGTAAAAGAGTTTTGTAACGATATTTCCAAGTACTATCCCGACACGAACGACTTTTATAGCTGGTACATCTCGCTTTGTGTAATCAACGGAATTTTGGCTCTCTCTGCGATATTTGGCAATACGATTATCATCTGTGCCCTAACAAAGACAACTCGTGCCTTATCTCCTTCGCAAATACTGCTGCTTGGTTTGGCTTTCTCCGATCTAGGTGTTGGCTTAGTCGTACAGCCCTTGTACATCTCCATGATATTTGAGATGCTCCGAAGTGATTCTTCTTCTCCGGATGACCCTGAGTGCAAAACCAAGATTGCTTTTCTGGTTGTAGGAACTTTTCTTACTGGCGTTTCATTCTTCGTCGTTTCCGCGATCAGTTTTGATCGCTTCCTCGCTATCAGCCTGCATCTTCGTTACAGGGAAATTGTAACAGAAAAGAGAGTAAGCATTACTCTGACCGTTCTCTGGATGCTCAGCGCAGTTGCAGCTCTTGGTTACCTGTTCATGGGAGATGTTAACCGAGAGGCAGTGTCCAGCACATTTGcgataatatttttcatcacaaCCACCGTAACTTTTGAAAGAATCTACCTCGCTGTCCGCAAACATCATTTGCAGATAAAATCTCAAGAAAAAACGGCAAGtgaaaattgcaaagaattagGGCTGAGCAAAAGAAAGCTTAAATCGGCCGTCAACATCTTGTATGTTTACATCGTGTTCACCGCTTGTTATCTTCCCTATACAGGTACAATGCTGATCATAGTAAGGTCTGAGCACGGATTATTTCTGAAAGgaatgtttcagttttcacttACATTAGCATTTTTGAATTCGTCCTTGAATCCCATCTTATACTGCTGGCGGATGAGAGAGATACGGAGAtatgttttacaaattcttAAGAAATTCCTGCCATGTTTACAAATGGATCAAGGCACTGAAATCCCAAAGGAGAAGAAATTATCAATCCTCAGCTCCTCTCATTTCAAAAAAGACCAGTCTACAAATACTCGTGCAAGTCAAGTTAACTAAACGAAGTATTCGTCATCAAATGATCAAAGAGGATTTTTGAGAGGCACTTATTCGacaaataaacattttccaCTGATAGACTCGATGTCGTtatggaaaattggaaaaaaatcttcaaattgGACAGATGCTTTAAGGATATAGGAggagtttaattcattttaagtGTTTATAGCGGGCGGGTGACGTTTAGATGACGTATGTAACTGTCAAAGTACAACTTGTCCAACCTAAATGTCTTTCTATTCAGAAAAATCTCCTCAAGAGGGCTACGGAAAAGAATGTATCAAAAGAAGAAGCGGTTGTTAAGTGCTGGCTTAAATTGTTTAACGGCCTCATAGCCAGCcacttttaaacatttttctgtgAAGAAGGAGATTATTACAATTATTCAATCTTAAAACCCGCCACTAGCCTTTGGCATTTTCAGATGAAAGTCATTTGCCTAATACTTGTGGTCTGATCAGTAGGAAGTCATCCTCTGTAAGTCTTTTGACAAAATGTCATATGGTGGTGTTTCCGCGAATGCGAATTTGAGGGCCATGTCGGAGGGATGTAGATTggttaaaatcaattaaaaaacatcttcctttccttcctttttcaatttattatttcttctctttcgcTGAGGAAATCTGAGTGCTCAGCAAGTTATGATGTACACAGACTTTTCCCCTTTCGCTTGAAACGcaactttttcaatttaacaTCAGATTGTTAAGAAAATCTTCCCTCTCGATGTTTCTACCAATTGTGTCCAAACTACTGATCACCTGTAGCAGTCAAACCGCGCGCTAAAGACGAATTTTTCCCCATTGcgattaattttgttttgcaaaaatttccgaaagaaaaaaaataaaagataataaaagataaaaaaatcaatcttttcTCATAAAACCTTCGTAGTGCTTATGTAATTTCCTAACTTAGTCTATACGGTCCTTATCATAGTTATAGCCCTTATTTTAGGCTTCTCATCTTTTATTAGGAAGAACTCTAAAATCATATTGAGATTTTTGAAGCAAAACGTAGTTCAGGCTTACATAAGCGACGTTCTCCTTCGAGTTTCATTAAGAATTGTCAAAACCAACAGAAAGGCCGTCGGCTTGAACTCTTTACCTTCAAATTTAAGAATAAGTGCCGCTCTGGATAAATTCGTTATTTAGTTGATAAGGAACTCATCAAAGGATGGTGCTTATCTATCAATTTCCTTAATCGTAATTAAGAGCAGCCTTTATCGTTTATCTCTGTTGGAGCAAGTTTTTATCAGGTGGCCTTCGATGGCACCTTCAAAGTGATAAAATCTacctcctctccctcccccagACCCCACTGTGCGCACCTAAGGAATGCCTGGATAGTGATGTGAATAGGCCATTATAGATTGTGTtggtaaaagtagcatattatgCTTCTAGCATTGCTCggttttttcaaattatattttttaagctaTGCTACTTCTCCCTAAAGTATGATTTccgaaaaagaaacacaaaacaagTCCAAGTTATATATTCATTGTTTACAAAGTATGAAACCTTTTTATTTGGAATTGTAGACTTGCACTGACAAAATTAACTACTGCACTTAATTCCAGACCAGAAGCAGTTACTTAAAGTGTCAAAATGTACGATGTTAGCATCACTTTTCTCTTCGACGCGCATGTTTGTTGCTTGTTAAAGCGGGAACTGGGACAGACGCATTCTTTACCTCCAGCGTGTCCAGTCCTTTAGACTTTCAGTAATCTCCTTCCCCAAggaagttaaaaaattgaaaatagaatgAACCATGAGCCGAACTTGAAAATAAGCAGTTCTGGAGACCAAGACAGGCAATGACTCTGGTAATGTTCCCTTGttcccttcaaaaaaaaaaaaaaaaaaaaaagaagagaaaagaactAAAAATATGCTGACTATACTAACAGTGCTACTcttaaaaaaagggagaaaattaTGCCAATTTAACCAAATGATGCCAAGTATTATGCTGGCATAATCTATAAGGGCCTACATTTGAAGTACAAGCGTTAAACCCCTAATGCCTTGTATAAGGCAAAGCGCGCTTTTtgttggctgaaaacaagtgcatttttcatgtaacacatgtgcaaaatttaaaacaagtgcaaattacaaaaataGCGCGCGTGCTACCAAAATTTAGTAAAATGATggtttttttcatgtaaattgtAGAAAATCTCATTcgcttttaaatttcaagtaacaatttttctcttgtgtACCGATCTTGGAGTTGGTTTACTTGTGCAACTGTTGTACATATCTGTGATCGCTGAGATACTCTCGAAAGATTCTGTTTCGTCTAACGATTCTGAGCGCAATACCAAAATTGCTTTCCTCGTCTTAGGAACGTTTCTAACCAGTGCCTCATTCTTCATTGTTTCAGCGATCAGTTTTGATCGCTTCCTCGCTTTTACACTTCATTTATGCTACAGAGAAATCGTGACAGATAGGAAGGTAACCATTACCATTTCTGTCTTGAGGACGCTTAGTGCAGTTACCTAGGTTGGGTAGTTGTTAATCGGAGATATGAACAGAGAAGTTGTTTCCATTGCCTTCACGATCACCTTCCTAGTAACAACCACTATAATTTTTGTCGAAATCCACCTCGCTGTCCCTCGTCATCGTTCGTAAATATCAGCGCAAGAGAGATACTCAGGCAAAAATTGCAAAGACCTGGCTTTGAGAAAAAGAGATTTTAAGTCCGcccataacagaaaaattaaatttcgatTTCCCTTAACAGTAATTTACCTTGGTTTTGACACCAAATGATACCAGAGTTCGTAATAATTGGTACGGAAACTTAATGGAAATTACACTTGTCCTTATCAAatattagaaataaaaaatcgtagCTTAGTTTGGTATATGCACGCTCAGTGCAAGTTTCGTTGTATTCAATTAATGACAAGCCCGGATGATTTGGATGGTATTTAGGTACATCTAAGATTCTCATTTGAAGGATCTGAAGCTTGCTGTCCCAGAACATCAAAGTCAGTTTTCCAGCCTACATAGAATAGAGAATTCGCTATAACGAAGGACCAATGCTCCAAGTGTCAGCTCTAAAATCTCTCTCCGGTGGctaatttaccaaattctctttcAATTACGAGGTCTCAACGGGGAGCTGGGTCTGGCGGCTAACGTTTAAAATTTTTAGCATATAAAAGTAATATATAAAGTAATTAATTACTTTCCGTTacgattaaagaaaattttttacgCTTCACATTTTTTACGACTCACGGttaaatttgccaatttttacgtctaacggctgaattttttttgccctCTTATGGCTAACGGTCAACattattaatcctttaactcccaagatctgattgttaattctcccctctagctcttacacatttccttataaattgattacgagaatttggtgttcaatcaaggtgatatcttgtacctgatgagtttgaatattctcattacctgtttgctggataacgtatagatattataaggagaagttacatgttaatctcttctgggagttaaagggttaagactctTAAGACTCTGACATGCTCTAAGGAAGGGAAAACACTCCAAACGTTAGCTGTAGAATAATTTACATTGGTCAATTCGTATCATCAAACCATTATTTTTTGATagaaacaaattatctttcaaaTGACAAGTTTGTTTGGGACGGAAACGTGACTCAGCGCTAATGTCCAACAATAGTAAAGTATACTTGCAT from Pocillopora verrucosa isolate sample1 chromosome 14, ASM3666991v2, whole genome shotgun sequence carries:
- the LOC131797544 gene encoding adenosine receptor A3-like, with translation MKVVKEFCNDISKYYPDTNDFYSWYISLCVINGILALSAIFGNTIIICALTKTTRALSPSQILLLGLAFSDLGVGLVVQPLYISMIFEMLRSDSSSPDDPECKTKIAFLVVGTFLTGVSFFVVSAISFDRFLAISLHLRYREIVTEKRVSITLTVLWMLSAVAALGYLFMGDVNREAVSSTFAIIFFITTTVTFERIYLAVRKHHLQIKSQEKTASENCKELGLSKRKLKSAVNILYVYIVFTACYLPYTGTMLIIVRSEHGLFLKGMFQFSLTLAFLNSSLNPILYCWRMREIRRYVLQILKKFLPCLQMDQGTEIPKEKKLSILSSSHFKKDQSTNTRASQVN